From Zingiber officinale cultivar Zhangliang chromosome 5B, Zo_v1.1, whole genome shotgun sequence, the proteins below share one genomic window:
- the LOC121985925 gene encoding uncharacterized protein LOC121985925, whose product MECNKEEALRARDIAEKKMQNKDFTGARKIVQKAQNIFPDLENLVQMLTVCEVHCSAEVKVGGEMDWYGILQLETTVDDSSIKKQFRKLALLLHPDKNKFAGAEAAFKLIGEANVVLSDKGKRHLYDMKRKVSPRLDPSRQPAPQMKDYYARNNFGTVNFSGVHNQQQQPSAFAINQTFWTICPVCGMRYQYYKNILRKSLRCQNCLKTFIAYDLSANIASGMVNSSQPWNTFNHHVRQQTNNINQPSQSGNASSNRGFKGSVDGGPYNHVEHGGQPNVKINKVNDNGDARRDAKSPMAKAPKPSTAKANQKRSRKVVVEVSESDTASSDSEDETVQVNDPQTQHFSSSCAPTRRSTRHKQNINYNEVGSDEDANDFPTSLGYKKPRGEPSGSSDKVIPGFNANDFTEKKFKNNNQDESFREKANVSNLVNIDTGEKSGSERVLPNASSTTATPDHGSFSYPDPEFFDFDKLRHTSEFVVDQIWALYDNVDGMPRFYARIHQVCSTNFKIQFTWLECNPLNDVVTTWCYEQLPIACGNYILGSTESSEDRLMFSHSVSWEKGKKRNSYNIYPRKGEVWALFKDWNIGWSSDADKQRVYEYEVVEILSDFAAGTGIGVTPLVKIDGFVSLFMRSEEKVAASYVISPDEILRFSHNVPSHRLTGTEREGIPQGCLELDPASLPTNFLELFPSVSPCSGRSRTGNLNEPSSSGIKPTTYEKPGCSGVQGTKNSIIQNFSQDNIKGIDDMGQYQAGERQQQDLRHAQNYTKQPKIDTVEKDELGTGHINASENENLASISSANISEYPGAEFHNFDDERTFENVQCGQIWALYSDVDKYPNYYGLVKKVEIDHKVHVAWLEACLMTAEQERWTTEGLQISCGTFKVEHHHIVEFDNTGIFSHLVQAKPNAKKDLYDIFPCHGEIWAVYKNWHAGWRRSDWEKCEYDVVEICECTDVAIKVRTLMKVNGYRAVFKYDVEARAGTMDISVCEYVRFSHRIPSFKLTNERGGKLNGCWELDTASAPTILY is encoded by the coding sequence atggagTGCAATAAGGAAGAGGCTCTAAGAGCTAGGGATATTGCTGAAAAGAAGATGCAAAATAAAGATTTTACTGGTGCACGGAAGATTGTTCAAAAAGCTCAGAATATCTTCCCAGACCTTGAGAATCTTGTTCAGATGCTTACTGTTTGTGAAGTTCATTGCTCTGCCGAAGTTAAAGTTGGAGGAGAGATGGATTGGTATGGAATTCTGCAACTGGAGACAACAGTGGATGACTCTTCTATCAAGAAACAGTTCAGAAAGCTTGCGCTTCTACTTCATCCTGACAAGAACAAATTTGCAGGTGCTGAGGCTGCCTTCAAATTAATTGGAGaagcaaatgttgttctgtctgaTAAGGGAAAACGACATCTTTATGATATGAAAAGGAAGGTTTCCCCAAGACTTGACCCATCCAGGCAACCTGCTCCACAGATGAAGGACTattatgctagaaataattttggtACTGTGAACTTTAGTGGCGTCCATAATCAACAGCAACAACCTTCGGCATTTGCTATTAATCAGACTTTTTGGACAATTTGCCCTGTTTGTGGCATGAGATACCAGTACTACAAGAACATATTGCGTAAGTCCCTCCGCTGTCAGAACTGTCTGAAAACTTTCATTGCATATGATCTAAGTGCAAACATTGCATCCGGTATGGTAAACTCTAGCCAACCATGGAACACCTTTAACCATCATGTGCGTCAGCAGACAAATAATATCAACCAGCCAAGTCAATCTGGAAATGCCTCTTCCAATAGGGGGTTTAAGGGAAGTGTTGATGGGGGACCATATAACCACGTTGAGCATGGAGGGCAACCCAATGTGAAAATAAATAAGGTTAATGATAATGGTGATGCAAGGAGGGATGCCAAATCTCCAATGGCTAAGGCTCCCAAACCTTCAACGGCTAAGGCTAATCAGAAGAGAAGCAGGAAGGTGGTTGTAGAGGTTAGTGAGTCTGACACTGCCAGTAGTGATAGTGAAGATGAGACTGTTCAGGTAAATGACCCCCAAACTCAGCATTTTTCTTCATCATGTGCACCAACCCGACGGTCAACAAGGCACAAGCAGAATATCAACTATAATGAAGTTGGAAGTGATGAAGATGCCAACGATTTTCCTACTTCTCTTGGTTATAAGAAGCCGAGAGGTGAGCCATCAGGAAGTTCTGATAAAGTTATTCCTGGATTTAATGCCAATGATTTCACTGAGAAAAAATTCAAGAACAACAACCAAGATGAATCCTTTAGGGAAAAGGCAAATGTAAGTAATCTGGTCAATATAGACACTGGAGAGAAGTCAGGGTCTGAAAGAGTGCTTCCTAATGCATCTAGCACTACGGCCACACCTGATCATGGTTCATTCTCGTATCCTGATCCAGAATTTTTTGACTTTGATAAGCTTAGGCACACAAGTGAGTTTGTGGTTGATCAGATATGGGCTCTTTATGATAATGTTGATGGGATGCCTCGCTTTTATGCACGAATTCATCAAGTTTGTAGCACAAATTTCAAGATACAATTTACTTGGCTTGAGTGTAATCCCTTGAATGATGTTGTGACTACTTGGTGTTATGAGCAATTGCCAATTGCTTGCGGGAATTACATACTAGGTTCCACAGAGTCCTCTGAAGACCGGTTGATGTTTTCTCATTCTGTATCTTGggaaaaagggaaaaaaaggaACTCATATAATATATATCCGAGAAAGGGGGAGGTCTGGGCTCTCTTCAAGGATTGGAATATTGGGTGGAGCTCTGATGCTGACAAACAGAGAGTTTACGAATATGAGGTTGTAGAAATTCTCTCAGACTTTGCAGCAGGAACTGGAATTGGAGTGACACCCTTGGTAAAAATAGATGGTTTTGTGAGCCTGTTCATGCGATCAGAAGAGAAGGTTGCCGCTTCATATGTGATATCACCAGATGAAATTCTGAGATTTTCTCATAATGTTCCTTCTCACAGGTTGACTGGGACTGAAAGGGAAGGAATTCCTCAAGGGTGTTTGGAACTTGATCCTGCATCTCTTCCTACCAACTTTTTGGAATTATTTCCTTCTGTAAGTCCATGCAGTGGCAGAAGCAGAACTGGGAATTTGAATGAGCCTAGCAGTTCAGGCATCAAACCGACCACTTATGAGAAGCCTGGATGCAGTGGAGTCCAGGGAACAAAGAATAGCATAATTCAGAACTTTTCCCAGGACAATATAAAGGGTATTGATGACATGGGACAATATCAAGCAGGTGAAAGGCAGCAACAAGATTTGAGGCATGCCCAAAATTATACAAAACAGCCTAAGATAGATACAGTTGAGAAAGATGAGTTGGGTACTGGGCACATCAATGCttctgaaaatgaaaatttggCTAGTATTTCATCTGCAAACATTTCTGAATATCCTGGTGCAGAATTCCATAATTTTGATGATGAAAGGACATTTGAAAATGTCCAATGCGGTCAGATTTGGGCATTATATAGCGATGTTGATAAGTATCCCAATTACTATGGGTTGGTAAAGAAAGTTGAGATAGATCATAAAGTGCATGTTGCATGGCTTGAAGCTTGCCTTATGACAGCAGAGCAGGAACGTTGGACAACTGAGGGGTTGCAAATCTCCTGTGGAACGTTTAAAGTGGAGCATCATCATATTGTGGAATTTGACAACACAGGTATTTTTTCTCATCTTGTACAGGCCAAACCAAATGCTAAGAAGGACCTGTATGATATTTTTCCTTGTCATGGTGAGATTTGGGCTGTTTATAAGAATTGGCATGCTGGATGGAGACGATCAGACTGGGAGAAATGTGAATATGATGTGGTAGAGATTTGTGAATGTACTGATGTGGCCATTAAAGTCAGAACTTTAATGAAGGTAAATGGTTACAGAGCTGTTTTCAAATACGACGTGGAAGCAAGGGCTGGGACCATGGACATATCTGTTTGTGAATATGTTAGATTCTCTCATAGGATACCTTCATTCAAACTGACAAATGAGAGAGGAGGGAAACTTAATGGTTGTTGGGAGTTGGATACCGCATCTGCACCTACTATTCTCTACTGA